Proteins from a genomic interval of Treponema succinifaciens DSM 2489:
- a CDS encoding energy-coupling factor transporter ATPase, which translates to MPLLELKNVYYEYPHTNKIALDNINFSVSQGEYIAILGLNGSGKSTLARLIAGFFEPLKGEVIKQNGILPGIVFQQPKEQIVAGIVERDTAFGPQNLSMTESEIELRTIECLSVVSLVDKALSKTFELSLGQTQRLAFSGILALFPDLLILDEATAMLDPDSKNQLVEFVNAWNKKGHTVISVTHDLDEALAAKRIIVMDQGQVIFDGSPKEFKETKNIFESIFGIDGEYTSFKSLNSEKNKSAETSLKVQELSFSYGDFSVFKNISFELKKGTLVALTGPSGCGKSTLFECLAGLKKNQGGKIYALSRPVLGLQESEAALFEPYSADDVAFGPKNKNIKGKELFERVKKSMELAGLDYKKYGNLPIVSLSGGEKRKLSVAGLIALDSDILIFDEPTAGLDPVSRKNLLASFRKLAESGKTVLFSTHRFQEAEAADFRLRWEDLISKREENSDSVLGNLREMNLIENALMLEKISKASSVFSSPEKIPPSFINSLSAGKKTFLFLILFFVSILLPFPACIAMIFVNILYSILAKSPLKNAFKIIARLVPWIVIFSLLGIILFPVYEGDRILFSWKMIFVTPRKLLLFAASFVHSVCAIFAIGTYIFTADERQVMDGIAAILKPLTFFKFPVRSVVLIVGIIFRFIPLLLDEFSGIIKTQIIRGTFGNAKGIKKIKSIIPVFVPLVLQTIRKASCLADALTARYFK; encoded by the coding sequence ATGCCGTTGCTTGAGCTAAAAAATGTTTACTATGAATATCCTCACACAAATAAAATTGCGCTCGACAATATAAATTTTTCTGTAAGCCAAGGCGAATATATTGCAATTCTTGGACTTAACGGTTCTGGAAAAAGCACGCTTGCCCGGCTTATTGCAGGATTTTTTGAGCCCTTAAAAGGTGAAGTCATAAAGCAAAACGGAATTCTTCCAGGCATTGTTTTTCAGCAACCAAAAGAGCAAATTGTAGCCGGAATTGTTGAGCGCGATACAGCTTTTGGTCCGCAGAATCTCAGCATGACGGAATCAGAAATTGAACTGCGTACAATCGAATGTCTTTCTGTTGTTTCTCTTGTGGACAAAGCTTTGAGCAAAACTTTTGAGCTTTCCTTAGGGCAGACACAGCGGCTTGCTTTCAGCGGAATCCTTGCGCTTTTTCCAGATTTGCTGATTCTTGACGAAGCCACGGCAATGCTTGATCCGGATTCAAAAAATCAGCTTGTAGAATTTGTAAATGCTTGGAATAAAAAAGGGCACACGGTTATTTCTGTTACGCATGATTTGGACGAAGCGTTGGCTGCAAAAAGAATCATCGTTATGGATCAGGGGCAGGTAATTTTCGACGGCTCGCCAAAAGAATTTAAAGAAACTAAAAATATTTTTGAATCGATTTTCGGAATTGACGGAGAGTACACTTCATTTAAAAGTTTAAATTCAGAAAAAAATAAATCTGCAGAAACATCTTTAAAAGTTCAGGAGCTTTCGTTTTCTTATGGCGATTTTTCAGTTTTTAAAAATATTTCTTTTGAGTTGAAAAAGGGAACTCTTGTTGCTTTGACTGGACCGAGCGGCTGCGGAAAATCAACATTGTTTGAATGTCTTGCAGGTCTCAAAAAAAATCAAGGTGGAAAAATTTATGCTTTGAGCCGTCCTGTTCTTGGCTTGCAGGAAAGCGAGGCTGCATTGTTTGAACCTTATTCCGCGGATGATGTTGCGTTCGGTCCTAAAAATAAAAATATAAAAGGCAAGGAACTTTTTGAGCGTGTAAAAAAATCCATGGAACTTGCCGGACTTGATTACAAAAAATACGGAAATCTTCCGATTGTTTCGCTTAGTGGCGGTGAAAAACGAAAACTTTCTGTTGCGGGACTTATTGCTCTTGACAGCGACATTCTGATTTTTGATGAGCCGACTGCTGGCTTAGATCCTGTTTCAAGAAAAAATCTCCTTGCGTCTTTTAGAAAGCTAGCTGAAAGCGGAAAAACCGTTTTGTTTAGTACGCATAGATTTCAGGAAGCGGAAGCTGCTGATTTCAGACTGCGCTGGGAAGATTTGATTTCTAAGCGTGAAGAAAATTCTGATTCAGTCTTGGGTAATTTAAGGGAAATGAATTTAATTGAAAACGCTTTGATGCTTGAAAAAATTTCCAAAGCGTCTTCAGTTTTTTCTTCGCCCGAAAAAATTCCTCCTTCGTTTATAAATTCGCTTTCCGCAGGCAAGAAAACATTTTTATTTCTTATTTTGTTTTTTGTTTCCATTTTACTTCCGTTCCCGGCTTGCATTGCGATGATTTTTGTAAACATTTTGTATTCTATTCTTGCAAAATCGCCGCTAAAAAATGCCTTTAAAATAATTGCAAGGCTTGTTCCTTGGATTGTAATTTTTTCTTTGCTTGGAATTATCCTTTTTCCAGTTTATGAAGGAGACAGGATCCTTTTCAGCTGGAAAATGATTTTCGTCACGCCTCGGAAACTTTTGCTTTTTGCAGCTTCCTTTGTTCATTCAGTCTGCGCCATTTTTGCGATTGGAACTTATATTTTTACTGCGGATGAACGACAGGTTATGGATGGAATCGCCGCTATTTTAAAGCCTCTTACTTTCTTTAAATTTCCTGTCAGAAGCGTTGTTTTAATAGTTGGAATTATTTTTAGATTTATACCGTTGCTTTTAGATGAATTTTCGGGCATTATAAAAACACAGATTATCCGCGGAACATTTGGAAACGCAAAAGGAATAAAAAAAATAAAATCGATAATTCCTGTTTTTGTGCCGCTTGTTCTTCAGACAATCCGAAAAGCAAGTTGCCTTGCTGATGCCCTTACTGCAAGATATTTTAAATAG
- a CDS encoding YfcE family phosphodiesterase — MNTLLQDESLLIGSREEIQKLATKDSARILVVSDSHGAYSNLLLILRQFGVASDALVFCGDGICDISKLISNAVDEAEIKAIIPPVIGIVEGNNDADLYPVRNVLSDEPYYVQWKVPIFNVLEACGQRIFFTHGHRNSLYLGTGEIISAAKKSNCKIALYGHTHIAAEKLGEVFTINPGSCFRPRGGQKPSFAMLNLTKNIGFECIFYELSSLGSKPFFPARTF, encoded by the coding sequence TTGAACACACTTTTACAAGACGAATCTTTGCTTATCGGCAGCCGTGAAGAAATACAAAAACTCGCAACAAAAGATTCTGCCCGGATTCTTGTGGTGTCTGATTCTCATGGCGCGTATTCTAATCTTTTGCTGATTTTGCGTCAGTTTGGAGTTGCAAGCGATGCCCTTGTTTTTTGCGGCGACGGAATTTGTGATATTTCCAAGCTGATTTCAAATGCCGTTGATGAAGCTGAAATCAAAGCTATTATTCCGCCTGTAATTGGAATTGTCGAAGGAAACAATGATGCAGACCTTTATCCTGTTAGAAATGTTCTTTCCGATGAGCCTTATTATGTTCAGTGGAAAGTTCCGATTTTTAATGTGCTTGAAGCCTGCGGGCAAAGAATTTTTTTTACGCATGGACACAGAAATTCCCTTTATCTTGGAACTGGTGAAATTATTTCCGCGGCAAAAAAAAGCAACTGCAAAATTGCGCTTTACGGCCACACTCATATTGCGGCTGAAAAACTTGGTGAAGTTTTTACTATAAATCCAGGGAGCTGTTTTAGACCTCGCGGCGGACAAAAACCTTCATTTGCGATGTTAAATTTAACAAAAAACATCGGATTTGAATGTATTTTTTATGAGCTTTCGAGTTTGGGAAGCAAACCTTTTTTTCCAGCTAGGACTTTTTGA